A single window of Streptomyces sp. NBC_00464 DNA harbors:
- a CDS encoding ATP-binding protein, protein MSSGPMAIPAGLVVLVGPPASGKTSFVRALVAQGRLDPEAVVSSDEIRAEFFADETTDAASDAADARIFDERDRRIIDRLAAGRIAVAESTNVTRQARARLVAIAERFGAPVTVLRFPQGEEDLLGQNEERSRDDVTAADVRAYAAVMGREANTARLRAEGAALVYDVPGRGQGVTPAEAARRFTFGGA, encoded by the coding sequence ATGAGTTCCGGACCGATGGCGATCCCCGCAGGTCTCGTCGTACTCGTCGGGCCGCCGGCCTCGGGCAAGACCTCCTTCGTCCGTGCGCTGGTCGCTCAGGGGAGGCTCGACCCCGAAGCCGTTGTCTCCAGTGACGAGATCCGTGCGGAGTTCTTCGCGGACGAGACGACGGACGCCGCCTCCGACGCGGCCGATGCGCGGATCTTCGACGAGCGCGACCGCCGGATCATCGACCGGCTCGCCGCGGGCCGGATCGCGGTTGCCGAATCGACGAACGTGACACGGCAGGCACGGGCCCGCCTCGTGGCCATCGCCGAACGATTCGGTGCGCCCGTGACCGTGCTCCGCTTCCCCCAGGGCGAAGAGGACCTGCTCGGACAGAACGAGGAGCGGAGCAGGGACGACGTCACTGCGGCGGACGTCAGGGCTTACGCCGCCGTCATGGGGCGGGAGGCGAACACTGCCCGGCTGCGCGCGGAAGGTGCAGCGCTCGTGTACGACGTTCCCGGGCGGGGGCAAGGGGTCACGCCCGCGGAGGCCGCCCGGCGATTCACGTTCGGCGGGGCTTGA
- a CDS encoding GNAT family N-acetyltransferase: MSLPPAGADEVVASVSVPVLVRDLVPADLPACAWSGSASHLVHVAHELERAAAGEVDYLAVCTPVGIPVAIGGVDYQVTAGSGTLWQLGVLPALQSCGLGTVLIRAAEGRIRSRGLRRAELGVEESNPRARALYERLGYVAYGSQPDAWDVEEPDGSLRRYETMCTMMRKDLS; the protein is encoded by the coding sequence ATGAGTCTCCCGCCTGCCGGGGCGGACGAGGTCGTCGCCTCCGTCTCCGTCCCCGTCCTTGTCCGTGACCTGGTGCCCGCCGATCTGCCGGCCTGCGCCTGGTCCGGCTCGGCCAGCCATCTGGTGCATGTGGCGCATGAGTTGGAGCGTGCGGCGGCCGGGGAGGTGGACTACCTGGCCGTCTGCACCCCGGTGGGGATTCCGGTGGCGATCGGCGGCGTCGACTATCAGGTCACGGCCGGATCCGGCACGCTGTGGCAGCTCGGCGTGCTCCCGGCCCTTCAGTCGTGCGGTCTGGGCACCGTGCTCATCCGCGCCGCGGAGGGCCGCATCAGGTCACGCGGCCTGCGGCGCGCGGAACTCGGCGTGGAAGAGAGCAATCCGCGCGCCCGGGCGCTGTACGAACGCCTGGGGTACGTGGCCTACGGCAGTCAGCCCGATGCCTGGGACGTGGAGGAGCCGGACGGTTCGCTGCGCCGGTACGAGACCATGTGCACGATGATGCGCAAGGATCTTTCCTAG
- a CDS encoding 5-methylcytosine restriction system specificity protein McrC, producing MPQTTARREVTLDEYRSCKVPKAELSSADLQRVRELKAAGVVERQDHCVLTARTITGVLELSRIRLVLRPKFPIAGNRLIDWLSYANGQNSTTDEGLRNWPIGKDGYAGLVPAALLYECRLLLRRGLRRDYVRRQRVDTTLRGRLNVEAQATRCFGAVDQLHVSTFEYEDGGWENLVCGAALAAASGQVSDPLLKRQLAIAAQDFPSPVRGPDALRLLARGRYTVLNDHYRPAHAWARMVLGGGGPDDLLNPYGFGAHGLLLKMEDLWESVVQRMAVDAAATVGGRWARDDADQIWTHGMHGTRTPHFAPDVLLSFAPPAAPVGTTPYLPVDAKYKNYAKTNVSREDRHQLLTYIAGYTDPGNPLALVVHPDPNGPSEHRLEFPGPRGLVGRILVLGLDTRTDPETAAEPLRKAIADFAASVAGP from the coding sequence GTGCCGCAGACAACCGCCCGGCGGGAAGTGACACTCGACGAGTACAGGTCCTGCAAGGTACCGAAAGCCGAGCTGAGCTCCGCCGATCTCCAAAGGGTCCGCGAGCTCAAGGCCGCCGGTGTCGTCGAGAGGCAGGACCACTGTGTCCTCACCGCACGGACGATCACCGGGGTTCTGGAGCTCAGTCGCATTCGGCTGGTGCTCCGCCCCAAGTTCCCGATCGCGGGCAACAGGCTGATCGACTGGCTCTCGTACGCCAACGGGCAGAACAGCACCACCGACGAAGGGCTGCGCAACTGGCCGATCGGCAAGGACGGGTACGCGGGGCTGGTACCTGCCGCCCTGCTGTACGAGTGCCGCCTGTTGCTGCGCCGCGGTCTGCGCAGGGACTACGTACGCCGACAGCGCGTGGACACCACGCTGCGGGGGCGGCTGAACGTGGAGGCACAGGCCACCAGATGTTTCGGCGCGGTCGACCAGCTGCACGTCAGTACCTTCGAGTACGAGGACGGGGGCTGGGAGAACCTGGTGTGCGGAGCCGCCCTGGCCGCCGCGTCCGGCCAAGTGAGCGACCCCCTCCTCAAGCGCCAACTGGCCATCGCTGCACAGGACTTTCCGTCGCCCGTGCGGGGCCCGGACGCATTGAGGCTGCTCGCCCGGGGGCGGTACACCGTACTCAACGACCACTACCGGCCCGCCCACGCATGGGCGCGCATGGTGCTCGGCGGCGGCGGACCCGACGATCTGCTGAACCCGTACGGCTTCGGGGCGCACGGACTGCTGCTCAAGATGGAAGATCTCTGGGAGAGCGTGGTCCAAAGGATGGCGGTCGACGCAGCGGCCACTGTCGGTGGCCGGTGGGCCCGGGACGACGCCGACCAGATCTGGACGCACGGAATGCACGGGACCAGAACCCCGCACTTCGCCCCCGACGTACTGCTGTCCTTCGCCCCGCCTGCCGCACCCGTCGGCACCACGCCCTACCTGCCCGTGGACGCGAAGTACAAGAACTACGCGAAGACGAACGTCTCCCGTGAGGACCGTCACCAGCTCCTCACCTACATCGCCGGCTACACCGACCCCGGCAATCCTCTCGCCCTGGTGGTCCACCCCGACCCGAACGGACCGTCCGAGCACCGGCTGGAGTTCCCTGGGCCGCGCGGGCTGGTGGGGCGCATCCTGGTGCTCGGCCTGGACACCCGCACCGACCCGGAGACCGCGGCCGAACCGCTGCGGAAGGCGATCGCCGACTTCGCGGCATCCGTGGCCGGGCCCTAG